The nucleotide window CGCTGACTTGACGCTTTGCTGGGCAGCCTGGGATCCGGCGAACGCTCTTGTAGAGCTGTCGAAGGAATTCGAAGCGGAGTCCGGCCACACAATGAAGTTTGAGTTCGTGCCCTGGCCGAACTTTGCCGACCGGATGCTCAATGAACTGAATTCGGGCGGCAAGCTTTGCGACTTGTTGATCGGTGACAGTCAGTGGATCGGCGGCGGGGCTGAAAACGGTCATTATGTCAAGCTGAACGAGTTCTTCGACAAGGAAGGCATCAGCATGGACGATTTCGCTCCGGCGACCGTTTATGCCTATTCCACCTGGCCGAAAGGCACGCCGAATTATTATGCGCTTCCGGCAATGGGCGACGCCAACGGCTGGTTCTATCGCAAGGACTGGTTTGCTCTTCCTGAAATTCAGGAAGCTTTCAAGTCAGAGCATGGTCGCGATCTGGCGCCCCCGAAGACACAGGCGGAACTTCTTGAGATTGCCCAGTTCTTCCAAGGCCGCGAGATTGACGGTCAGACGCGCTACGGCGCTGCGATCTTCACCGAGCGCGGATCGGAAGGCATCACCATGGGCGCAACAAGCGCCATGTACCCGTTCGGCTTCAAGTATGAAATGACGCCCGGCAAGTATGACATGGAAGGCGCGGTCAATTCGCCTGAAGCTGTTGCCGGTCTTGAGTTCTACAAAGAACTCTACAAAACCGGAACACCTCCGGGCTACACCGACAGCTACATGGAACAGTCGCTTGATGCTTTCAAATCAGGTCAGGTGGCAATCGCCATGAACTGGTTTGCATTCTTCCCCGGTCTTTATGCAGATCCGGACATCGGTGGCGACAAGATCGGTTTCTTTGTGAACCCGGGACAGAACAAGGAAGCTTCAACGCTTGGCGGACAGGGCATCTCCGTTGTGGCCTATTCAGAGAATCAGGATGCGGCACTTGAATACATCAAGTGGTTTGCTCAGCCTTCCGTTCAAAAGAAATGGTGGGATCTCGGCGGCTATTCCTGTCACGTGAGCGTTCTCAACGACCCGGGTTTTGCCGACAGTGCCCCATTTGCGTCCGACTTCCTTCTCGCCATGGATGGTGTCATGGATTTCTGGCAGGAGCCGGCCTATGCCGAGTTGTTGCTGGCCATGCAGAAGCGCCTTCATGACTACGTCGTTGCCGACCAGGGAACGGCCAAGGAAGCTCTCGACAAACTGATAGGGGACTGGACCGAAACCTTCGAAGACGAGGGTAAGCTCTAAGCGAGCGTGAACTGCAGGCAGCCGCATCCAAGGCGGCTGCCTGCCACTGAAAGTCTGGCCCGAGCGGGCTGACCGATTGCGCCCGGCCCCAAGCGAAACTTCGGTGCGACCAACGCATCCTGCAAGGGTCAGCCTCTTTCATTCCATGGACCTTAAGAAGGGCGGCTTATGTCCGACACTCCCATCGACCGCATAGCTAAGGCGACGCCTCCAGGCGTCGCCGGTAAGATCAAAGGGCTTTCCGATCGCGCGATAGCGTGGCTGTTTGTTGCCCCGACGATCTTCCTGCTGCTTGCGGTGAATATTTTCCCGTTGATCTGGACGATCAACCTGAGTTTCACGAATTTTCGCGCCAACAGGCCGAACAGGGAAGTCGACTATATCGGGCTTCGAAACTACGAGCGCATTCTGACCGATGGCGACATCTGGCTGACAATGCAGGCAACGGCTCACTTCCTGTTCTGGACGATCTTTCTGCAGGTCCTGATCGGTTTCACACTTGCCTGGCTGATCAATCGCAAGTTCAAGGGCAACGATCTCTGGACGACACTGATCGTCCTGCCGATGATGCTGTCTCCGGCTGTGGTGGGCAACTTCTGGACGTTTCTCTATCAGCCGCAGATCGGCCTCTTCAACTACGGGATCTCCTTTCTCACGGGTGTCGATCCCTCCTCTTTCCAGATGATCGGCGATGTCGCTCTCGCGCCCTGGGCAATTGTAATTGTCGACACCTGGATGTGGACACCCTTTGTCATGCTCATTTGTCTGGCAGGACTCCGATCGATACCTGACTACATTTATGAGGCAGCGGAAATCGACCGTGCCAGCCGATGGCGCCAGTTCTGGACCATCACCGTTCCCATGGTGCTGCCGTTCCTGATGCTGGCCGTGCTCTTCCGCGGCATCGAGAATTTCAAGATGTTCGATCTGGTCGTCCAGCTGACCGGCGGTGGACCTGGTTCTGTCACCGAACTCACCTCCATCAACCTGAAGCGTGAAGCCTTCGAGAAATGGCGAACCGGATATGCGTCCGCTTACGCGATCATCTTGTTCGTGACTGTGTTCGGTCTGGCTTCGATCTACGTGAAGGCGCTTAACAAGGTGAAAGAAAGATGAGCAGCTATTCCATCACAGAACCGTCTGCACGACAGAAGTGGGTGGCTGGCTCTCTGGTCATTGCCTACGCGGTGATCACGCTCCTGCCGCTGGTCTGGATCCTGACCACCGGCTTCAAGTCGCCGAACGATGCCATCGCCTACCCACCGAAAGTGGTCTTCGAGCCATCCCTGGAAGGGTATGTGAATCTCTTCACAACGCGAACGCGCGTCACACCCGAACAGCTGGAAGCGCTTCCACCGCCTGCGACCTGGTATGAGGAAATTGTGCGGGACCGCGACATGGTAATTGCCGGTCCGTCCCGCTACGGCGAACGCTTCCTCAATTCCGTCATTATCGGCTTCGGATCCACTTTCCTCTCGGTTTTCCTGGGAACGCTTGCCGCCTATGCCTTCTCGCGTTTCAAGGTGCCACTGAAGGATGATCTCCTGTTCTTCATCCTGTCGACCCGAATGATGCCTCCGATTGCGGTCGCCATTCCGATCTTCCTGATGTTCCGCACTCTGGGACTCTCCGACACCCATCTGGGTATGATCCTTCTCTATACGGCCGTGAACATTTCGCTGGCTGTCTGGCTGCTCAAGGGCTTCATCGATGAGATCCCGAGAGAATACGAGGAGGCTGCACTGATCGACGGCTACACGCGGTTCCAGGCATTTTACAAGGTGGTGTTGCCTCAGGCGGCAACCGGGATCGCTTCGACAGCCATCTTCTGTCTGATCTTTTCCTGGAACGAATATGCATTTGCGGTGCTGCTGACATCGGGCACAGCCCAGACGGCGCCCCCATTCATCCCGACCATTATCGGTGTCGGTGGCCAGGACTGGCCGGCGGTTGCAGCAGGGGCAACGTTGTTCCTGGTCCCGGTCATGGTTTTCACGGTTCTTCTCCGCAAGCACCTTCTGCGCGGCATAACCTTCGGAGCGGTACGCAAATGAGTGAATTTGTCAGCGGATTGGCCCGCTTTCGCCGCGGGTCCTGGGAAATGCTCGCATCCATTCTGATCGCCGTCGGTGTGATCATGCTGATGCAACCGCTTTTCCTCTGGGCCTACACCTATTCCTTCATAGTCACGCTGACCGGAACGGTGATGTTCATCGTTGTCAGCCATTTTCCGGAGTAACCGTCATGGCTGAAATCGTGATCAGGAACCTCAGAAAGGAATTCGGTGACTTCACGGCCGTGCAGTCCTCTTCCTTCAAGATCGAGGACGGCGAGTTCTTCATGCTGCTTGGCCCATCCGGCTGTGGCAAGACAACGACGCTTCGTATGATCGCCGGACTGGAACTGCCGACCTCGGGCGAAATCTATATTGACGGCGAGGAGGTTGGTCAGAAACCGGCGAGCAAACGCGACATCGCCTTTGTTTTCCAGATGTTTGCGCTTTATCCGCACATGAACGTGCGCAAGAACATCAGCTACCCGTTGATCAGTCAGGGCATGCCCAAGAGCCAGGTCAAAGAAAAGGTAGGTGAAGTTTCGAGGATCCTCGGCATTGAGGACATCCTCGATCGTCCGGTCGGCGGACTGTCAGGTGGCGATCGCCAGCGTGTCGCATTGGGCCGGGCAATCGTCCGCGATCCCAAGGCGTTCATGATGGATGAGCCGCTCGGGGCCCTTGATGCGGAGTTTCGCGAGCGGATGGCTGAAGAGCTGCGCGCACTCCATGACAGGATGAACGCAACCACTGTCTATGTGACACACGATCAGCTGGAAGCCATGCAGATGGGCGACAAGATCGTCGTCATGAACCATGGTGTGATCGAACAATTCGGTACGCCGCAGGACATCTACGACAAGCCTGCCACCATGTTCGTTGCAGATTTCATAGGCTCGCCCTCAATGAACTTTCTGCGCTTCCATGGTGAGGTACACGCCGGTTCTTCATCGGTGCAAATGCACCACGAGGATCTTGCTGTTCCAATGCTTCAGGAGCCATTTGAAGGCGACATGGTCTTCGGCATCAGGCCGGAGCACATATCCCTTTCGGACAATGCCGGGTTCCGCAGCGAGGTTCTTGCGGCCGAATATCTCGGCACCACGCAAATCGTA belongs to Roseibium porphyridii and includes:
- a CDS encoding ABC transporter substrate-binding protein, whose protein sequence is MKTAKLFAATAFAAMSGLSVSNAQAADLTLCWAAWDPANALVELSKEFEAESGHTMKFEFVPWPNFADRMLNELNSGGKLCDLLIGDSQWIGGGAENGHYVKLNEFFDKEGISMDDFAPATVYAYSTWPKGTPNYYALPAMGDANGWFYRKDWFALPEIQEAFKSEHGRDLAPPKTQAELLEIAQFFQGREIDGQTRYGAAIFTERGSEGITMGATSAMYPFGFKYEMTPGKYDMEGAVNSPEAVAGLEFYKELYKTGTPPGYTDSYMEQSLDAFKSGQVAIAMNWFAFFPGLYADPDIGGDKIGFFVNPGQNKEASTLGGQGISVVAYSENQDAALEYIKWFAQPSVQKKWWDLGGYSCHVSVLNDPGFADSAPFASDFLLAMDGVMDFWQEPAYAELLLAMQKRLHDYVVADQGTAKEALDKLIGDWTETFEDEGKL
- a CDS encoding carbohydrate ABC transporter permease, coding for MSDTPIDRIAKATPPGVAGKIKGLSDRAIAWLFVAPTIFLLLAVNIFPLIWTINLSFTNFRANRPNREVDYIGLRNYERILTDGDIWLTMQATAHFLFWTIFLQVLIGFTLAWLINRKFKGNDLWTTLIVLPMMLSPAVVGNFWTFLYQPQIGLFNYGISFLTGVDPSSFQMIGDVALAPWAIVIVDTWMWTPFVMLICLAGLRSIPDYIYEAAEIDRASRWRQFWTITVPMVLPFLMLAVLFRGIENFKMFDLVVQLTGGGPGSVTELTSINLKREAFEKWRTGYASAYAIILFVTVFGLASIYVKALNKVKER
- a CDS encoding carbohydrate ABC transporter permease, yielding MSSYSITEPSARQKWVAGSLVIAYAVITLLPLVWILTTGFKSPNDAIAYPPKVVFEPSLEGYVNLFTTRTRVTPEQLEALPPPATWYEEIVRDRDMVIAGPSRYGERFLNSVIIGFGSTFLSVFLGTLAAYAFSRFKVPLKDDLLFFILSTRMMPPIAVAIPIFLMFRTLGLSDTHLGMILLYTAVNISLAVWLLKGFIDEIPREYEEAALIDGYTRFQAFYKVVLPQAATGIASTAIFCLIFSWNEYAFAVLLTSGTAQTAPPFIPTIIGVGGQDWPAVAAGATLFLVPVMVFTVLLRKHLLRGITFGAVRK
- a CDS encoding ABC transporter ATP-binding protein; translation: MAEIVIRNLRKEFGDFTAVQSSSFKIEDGEFFMLLGPSGCGKTTTLRMIAGLELPTSGEIYIDGEEVGQKPASKRDIAFVFQMFALYPHMNVRKNISYPLISQGMPKSQVKEKVGEVSRILGIEDILDRPVGGLSGGDRQRVALGRAIVRDPKAFMMDEPLGALDAEFRERMAEELRALHDRMNATTVYVTHDQLEAMQMGDKIVVMNHGVIEQFGTPQDIYDKPATMFVADFIGSPSMNFLRFHGEVHAGSSSVQMHHEDLAVPMLQEPFEGDMVFGIRPEHISLSDNAGFRSEVLAAEYLGTTQIVTLKSTSGELKARIPSDNKVRAGEHVGLEFNGSTVTLFDNQSGRALRSSLNEGVLAHG